In Nitratireductor thuwali, a genomic segment contains:
- a CDS encoding YciI family protein: MRYACIIYYDPKKLFGGSPEANAALSECANYDEVLKESGHFVTAEALELPESAMTAQVRGGKMSAVDGPFMETKEMLGGIIIIEAPDLNEAARLAAGHPLARIGAVEVRPVVDFSEPRPQL; encoded by the coding sequence ATGCGCTACGCTTGTATCATCTATTACGATCCCAAGAAGCTGTTCGGCGGAAGTCCCGAGGCCAATGCGGCTCTTTCCGAATGCGCCAATTATGACGAGGTATTGAAGGAGAGCGGCCATTTCGTCACGGCCGAGGCGCTGGAACTGCCGGAATCCGCAATGACCGCGCAAGTGCGCGGTGGCAAGATGTCGGCAGTCGACGGCCCGTTCATGGAGACCAAGGAGATGCTTGGCGGCATCATCATAATCGAGGCGCCCGATCTCAACGAGGCCGCAAGGCTCGCCGCCGGTCACCCGCTGGCGCGGATAGGGGCCGTCGAAGTGCGGCCGGTGGTCGATTTCAGCGAGCCTCGTCCGCAACTGTGA
- a CDS encoding RNA polymerase sigma factor — MSEARARAALEAAYRTEKRRVLATLIRLLGGFEAAEEALHEAFAAAADRWPRDGVPQNPYAWLVSAGRFKMVDRWRRQARLAAALPDLKVLAESEPELAVSEDIRDDELRLIFTCCHPALAPDARIALTLREVGGLTTEEIARAYLTRAPTIAQRIVRAKARIRDEALPYEVPARAELPARLDSVLRVIYLIFNEGYAATEGPSLTRADLSAEAIRLGRLLVGLLAETEALGLLALMLLHEARRPARVDAAGDLVLLEDQDRSLWDRRLIAEARNLIERGMASRRVGPYVLQTAIAAVHAEAPAVAQTDWAQIVALYDVLVRIEPSPVAALNRAAALGMRDGPEAGLEAVGAAMEGGGLDGYHLAHAALADMQRRLGRHEAAKASYGRALQLARQPAERRFLEARLAQLSARGE; from the coding sequence GTGAGCGAGGCACGAGCACGCGCCGCCCTCGAAGCGGCCTACCGCACCGAGAAGCGACGCGTGCTCGCGACGCTGATCCGCCTTCTGGGCGGGTTCGAGGCGGCGGAGGAGGCCCTGCATGAGGCCTTTGCCGCCGCCGCCGACCGGTGGCCGCGCGACGGCGTTCCGCAAAACCCCTATGCCTGGCTCGTGTCGGCCGGCCGTTTCAAGATGGTCGACCGCTGGCGGCGGCAGGCGCGGCTGGCAGCGGCCTTGCCGGACTTGAAGGTTCTGGCGGAGAGCGAGCCGGAACTGGCCGTCTCCGAGGATATCCGGGACGACGAATTGCGGCTCATCTTCACCTGCTGCCATCCGGCGCTTGCCCCCGATGCCCGCATCGCCTTGACCTTGCGTGAAGTCGGCGGATTGACGACGGAAGAGATCGCGCGCGCCTATCTGACCCGCGCGCCCACCATCGCCCAGCGCATCGTCCGGGCAAAGGCAAGGATCCGCGACGAGGCGCTGCCTTACGAGGTCCCGGCCAGGGCGGAACTGCCGGCGCGGCTCGACAGTGTTCTGCGGGTGATCTATCTGATCTTCAACGAGGGCTATGCAGCGACCGAGGGACCAAGCCTGACGCGGGCGGACCTTTCCGCCGAGGCCATCCGGCTGGGCCGGCTGCTGGTCGGGCTGCTTGCCGAGACCGAGGCGCTGGGCCTGCTTGCTCTCATGCTGCTGCACGAAGCCCGGCGGCCCGCCCGTGTCGATGCGGCTGGCGACCTCGTTCTGCTCGAAGATCAGGACAGGTCTCTGTGGGACCGCCGCCTGATCGCCGAGGCCCGGAACCTGATCGAACGGGGCATGGCCTCGCGGCGGGTCGGCCCGTACGTCCTTCAAACGGCGATCGCCGCCGTTCATGCCGAAGCGCCGGCAGTGGCGCAAACCGACTGGGCGCAGATCGTCGCCCTTTACGACGTGCTGGTCCGTATCGAGCCTTCGCCTGTCGCCGCGCTCAATCGCGCGGCGGCGCTCGGCATGCGCGACGGACCCGAGGCGGGGCTGGAGGCCGTTGGCGCGGCGATGGAAGGGGGCGGCCTCGACGGGTATCACCTTGCCCACGCCGCGCTGGCGGACATGCAGCGCAGGCTGGGCCGCCACGAGGCGGCGAAAGCCTCCTATGGCCGCGCGCTCCAGCTTGCGCGCCAACCGGCCGAGCGGCGGTTCCTCGAGGCGCGGCTGGCCCAGCTTTCCGCCAGGGGTGAATAG
- a CDS encoding extracellular solute-binding protein, producing the protein MTIVKRRTFMKGAGAAAGLTLAAPFISRSYAQGSSGSVNIFAWAGYLNDEMLSAFENATGVKANFTPYGTNDELLNQLRANNGAGFDIIWPTVDRVPNYVEFGLVQPIDESKVDIEKCLPSAWNNSANLGAVIDGKRYQVPTDWGTEALTFDKQQAPLEYGTASYGDIWKPEMEGKATVRAHSGLVGLGLWLQGEGKLPLPMVDAFKSEENMTKVYDVILQEAIARKANIVQFWNNENEAQGAFRVNGCAIGQTWDSTAASLAKEGLPIGFIAPKEGALAWMEGVAIPSGAENIEQAYAFINWFLTPEAGAMYTNATSINSTAVGAEELISDEAKAFFAAAYPGDALEKLWWWPIQESWFVAKRNEYQDRFLSA; encoded by the coding sequence ATGACAATCGTTAAACGGCGTACCTTCATGAAGGGCGCAGGCGCGGCGGCCGGGCTCACGCTCGCCGCACCTTTCATTTCGCGCAGCTACGCGCAGGGGTCTTCGGGTTCCGTCAACATCTTTGCCTGGGCCGGCTATCTCAACGACGAGATGCTTTCGGCTTTCGAGAACGCCACCGGCGTCAAGGCCAACTTCACGCCCTACGGCACCAATGACGAGCTCTTGAACCAGCTTCGCGCCAACAATGGCGCCGGCTTCGACATCATCTGGCCGACGGTCGACCGTGTGCCCAACTACGTCGAGTTCGGCCTGGTCCAGCCCATCGACGAGTCCAAGGTCGACATCGAGAAGTGCCTGCCGAGCGCCTGGAACAACTCCGCCAATCTCGGCGCCGTCATCGACGGCAAGCGCTATCAGGTCCCAACCGATTGGGGCACCGAGGCGCTGACCTTCGACAAGCAGCAGGCACCGCTGGAATATGGCACGGCCTCCTATGGCGACATCTGGAAGCCGGAGATGGAAGGCAAGGCCACGGTCCGCGCCCATTCCGGGCTGGTCGGCCTCGGCCTCTGGCTGCAAGGCGAGGGCAAGCTGCCTTTGCCGATGGTCGACGCCTTCAAGTCGGAAGAGAACATGACCAAGGTCTACGACGTCATCCTCCAGGAGGCGATCGCGCGCAAGGCCAACATCGTGCAGTTCTGGAACAATGAGAACGAGGCGCAGGGCGCTTTCCGGGTCAATGGCTGCGCCATCGGCCAGACCTGGGATTCGACCGCCGCATCGCTCGCCAAGGAAGGCCTGCCCATCGGCTTCATTGCCCCCAAGGAAGGAGCGCTGGCGTGGATGGAAGGCGTCGCCATCCCCTCCGGCGCCGAAAACATCGAGCAGGCCTACGCCTTCATCAACTGGTTCCTGACGCCGGAAGCCGGCGCCATGTACACCAACGCCACCTCGATCAACTCGACCGCCGTGGGCGCCGAGGAACTCATCTCCGATGAAGCCAAGGCCTTCTTCGCCGCCGCCTATCCGGGCGATGCGCTGGAGAAGCTGTGGTGGTGGCCGATCCAGGAGAGCTGGTTCGTTGCCAAGCGCAACGAATATCAGGACCGTTTCCTTTCGGCCTGA
- a CDS encoding ABC transporter ATP-binding protein, translating to MSHSVELHSVGMTFGRTRAVSDVSFTVEAGEFFSILGPSGCGKTTILRIVAGFLQPTDGAVLIGGRDMAGLGPDQRPTAMIFQSLALFPLMPVWENIAFGLEARGVAKAERRKKADELLHLIALDGYGDRMPGELSGGQRQRVAIARALAVEPQVLLLDEPLSALDLKLRQHMRSELRSLQKRTGVTFIYITHDQSEALAMSDRVAVMSDGILQQVGAPRELYDNPATPFVATFVGETNIIAGEVSAVDDGIATVESTHGPLRGRAGDGLAVGKAARLYVRPEALEPDGNGGNRLAAEIESIDFEGAFALAHGRLDDGGELVASIASTRLGNAPSIGERASFAFADVNAVVLPDG from the coding sequence ATGTCACATTCGGTAGAACTGCACAGCGTCGGCATGACCTTCGGCCGCACCCGCGCCGTAAGCGACGTTTCCTTCACCGTCGAGGCGGGCGAATTCTTCTCGATTCTGGGACCTTCGGGCTGCGGCAAGACGACGATCCTGCGCATCGTGGCGGGCTTTTTGCAGCCGACGGACGGCGCGGTGCTGATCGGTGGGCGCGACATGGCGGGGCTCGGCCCGGACCAACGTCCGACCGCCATGATCTTCCAGTCACTGGCGCTGTTTCCGCTGATGCCGGTGTGGGAGAACATCGCCTTCGGCCTGGAGGCGCGGGGCGTTGCCAAGGCCGAGCGCCGGAAGAAGGCCGACGAACTTCTGCATCTCATTGCCCTCGACGGCTATGGCGACCGCATGCCGGGCGAGCTTTCCGGCGGCCAGCGCCAGCGCGTGGCCATCGCCCGCGCGCTTGCGGTGGAGCCGCAGGTGCTGCTTCTCGACGAGCCGCTTTCGGCCCTCGACCTCAAGCTGCGCCAGCACATGCGCTCCGAGTTGCGAAGCCTGCAGAAACGCACCGGCGTGACCTTCATCTATATCACCCACGACCAGTCCGAGGCGCTTGCCATGTCGGACCGCGTGGCGGTGATGAGCGACGGCATCCTGCAACAGGTGGGCGCGCCGCGCGAGCTCTACGACAATCCGGCAACGCCCTTCGTGGCGACCTTTGTCGGCGAGACGAACATCATTGCCGGCGAAGTCTCGGCCGTAGATGACGGCATCGCCACGGTTGAAAGCACCCACGGGCCGCTGCGCGGGCGCGCCGGCGACGGTCTGGCGGTGGGGAAGGCGGCACGGCTTTATGTGCGTCCCGAGGCGCTGGAGCCGGACGGCAATGGCGGCAACAGACTGGCCGCCGAGATCGAAAGCATCGACTTCGAGGGGGCCTTCGCGCTGGCCCATGGCAGGCTCGACGATGGCGGCGAACTCGTCGCGTCCATCGCCAGCACCAGGCTCGGCAACGCGCCTTCCATCGGTGAGCGGGCATCCTTCGCTTTCGCCGACGTCAACGCCGTGGTGCTGCCCGATGGCTGA
- a CDS encoding ABC transporter permease: protein MADLYKRFGGGLGTLFVALVAVWLTGMVLAPNIMMIDYALKPNLPPAEIGGPRDVYSLDNILYLANEGVHRAIFFKTIWASALVAFVTFLVCYPLAYWLAQNATQNQTAIVLLALTIPFWINEVLRTLAWYILLAFRGPLNALLLSLGIIDEPVRWYGDGGVLAGMTYAYILFMLFPVYNAIESLEKSQIEAARDLGASVWRTHWRVVIPHAKAGIATGCVFTFMLAAGSYVAPALLGAPGSRWFTEIIYNWFFEGGDWNRGAAYALVLLVLCLTVVLVTLRIARVSLTEVAK, encoded by the coding sequence ATGGCTGATCTTTATAAGCGCTTCGGTGGCGGGCTCGGCACCCTGTTCGTGGCGCTGGTGGCGGTGTGGCTCACGGGCATGGTGCTGGCGCCCAACATCATGATGATCGACTACGCGCTCAAGCCAAATCTGCCGCCGGCGGAGATTGGCGGCCCGCGCGACGTCTATTCCCTCGACAACATTCTTTACCTGGCCAATGAGGGCGTGCACCGGGCGATCTTCTTCAAGACAATCTGGGCAAGCGCGCTGGTGGCCTTCGTCACATTCCTCGTGTGCTACCCGCTGGCCTATTGGCTGGCGCAGAACGCCACGCAAAACCAGACGGCGATCGTCCTCCTGGCGCTCACCATCCCGTTCTGGATCAACGAGGTGCTGCGCACGCTCGCCTGGTACATCCTTCTGGCATTTCGCGGTCCGCTGAACGCCCTCTTGCTGTCGCTCGGCATCATCGACGAGCCGGTGCGGTGGTACGGGGACGGCGGCGTTCTGGCCGGCATGACCTATGCCTACATCCTGTTCATGCTCTTTCCGGTCTACAACGCCATCGAATCGCTGGAAAAATCCCAGATCGAGGCGGCGCGGGATCTGGGCGCCTCCGTCTGGCGCACCCATTGGCGGGTGGTCATCCCGCACGCGAAAGCCGGCATCGCGACGGGCTGCGTCTTCACATTCATGCTGGCCGCCGGCTCCTATGTGGCGCCGGCTCTGCTGGGCGCGCCGGGCAGCCGCTGGTTCACCGAGATCATCTACAACTGGTTCTTCGAGGGCGGCGACTGGAACCGCGGCGCGGCCTATGCGCTGGTGCTGCTGGTCCTTTGCCTCACGGTCGTGCTCGTCACCTTGCGCATCGCTCGCGTCAGCCTGACCGAGGTGGCCAAATGA